One Oncorhynchus masou masou isolate Uvic2021 chromosome 18, UVic_Omas_1.1, whole genome shotgun sequence DNA window includes the following coding sequences:
- the LOC135505045 gene encoding ADP-ribosylation factor-like protein 4D: MGNQLTEIAPNTPFLQNFQSLHVVVIGLDAAGKTSLLYRLKLKEFVKTIPTKGFNTEKIKVAVGSSRAITFQVWDVGGQEKLRPLWKSYTRRTDGMVFVVDSTETERMEEAKVELHKITRTSENQGVPVLVLANKQDLASALSVNEVEKALAVHELNASTLHHVQSCSAVDGQGLQPGLEKLYEMILMRKKMVKHNKHRKR; this comes from the coding sequence ATGGGGAACCAGCTGACCGAGATAGCCCCCAACACCCCTTTCCTGCAAAACTTCCAGTCCTTACACGTTGTGGTGATTGGCCTGGATGCGGCTGGCAAAACCTCTCTGCTCTACAGACTGAAACTCAAGGAGTTTGTCAAGACCATCCCGACCAAGGGCTTTAACACGGAGAAGATCAAGGTAGCGGTGGGCAGCTCGCGGGCCATCACCTTCCAGGTCTGGGACGTAGGGGGCCAGGAGAAGCTACGGCCCCTCTGGAAGTCGTACACGAGGCGGACCGATGGTATGGTGTTCGTGGTGGACTCCACCGAGACCGAACGTATGGAGGAGGCCAAGGTGGAGCTTCACAAGATCACCCGTACCTCGGAGAACCAGGGGGTGCCCGTCCTGGTGCTGGCCAACAAGCAGGACCTGGCCTCGGCTCTGTCTGTGAATGAGGTGGAGAAGGCCCTGGCTGTCCATGAACTGAATGCCTCCACACTGCACCATGTACAGAGCTGCAGCGCCGTGGATGGACAGGGCTTACAACCAGGCCTAGAGAAACTCTACGAGATGATCCTGATGAGGAAGAAGATGGTGAAACACAACAAACATAGAAAGAGATAA
- the LOC135505043 gene encoding transmembrane protein 106B-like isoform X2: protein MADAPIFNSRQGLFPFLPEDRTVFQTMVTVGHPSASKEGTEAIVPQEQDPEKRRFRSHSQLYGAIGDSIGNVGDTCPTCRGIGRIPRKHDQLVAVISCSDKRLRPGRTKLYVCISVVLCLLICFLILFFLFPRSISLSPVTVQSVMVFFTPDKVEMQVTNVFNFTNDNFAEMEVLDFDMQVLIDETVMGRIKISNMTSVKSRSENLYTVVIPIIIEDPGLKMTMNVSYLAHSEQLSKDTFEYIDCGANTTIPHPIGQMIFER, encoded by the exons ATGGCTGATGCCCCCATTTTTAACAGCAGACAGGGGTTGTTTCCTTTTCTCCCAGAAGATAGGACGGTGTTTCAGACCATGGTCACTGTCGGACACCCCAGTGCCTCCAAGGAGGGCACTGAGGCCATCGTGCCTCAGGAACAAGATCCAGAGAAGAGAAGATTTCGGTCCCACTCCCAACTATATGGAGCCATCGGGGACAGCATAGGCAATGTAGGAGATACTTGCCCGACTTGTCGGGGAATAGGGCGTATTCCAAGAA AACATGATCAGCTAGTGGCAGTCATCTCATGTTCAGACAAAAGACTGAGGCCCGGCCGcac GAAACTCTACGTGTGTATCTCGGTGGTGCTGTGTCTCCTGATCTGCTTTCtgatcctcttcttcctcttcccacGGAGTATCTCACTATCCCCTGTCACCGTCCAATCAGTGATGGTCTTCTTCACCCCAGACAAAGTTGAAATGCAAGTCACT AATGTTTTCAACTTCACCAATGACAATTTTGCGGAGATGGAAGTCTTGGACTTTGATATGCAAGTCCTGATCGATGAAACCGTGATGGGCAGAATCAAGATATCTAATATGACCTCGGTCAAATCACGTTCAGAGAATTTG TATACTGTTGTCATACCCATAATAATTGAGGACCCAGGCCTGAA AATGACAATGAATGTGTCCTACCTGGCTCACTCAGAGCAGCTGTCCAAAGACACCTTTGAGTACATTGACTGTGGAGCCAACACCACCATTCCCCACCCTATCGGGCAAATGATTTTTGAACGATGA
- the LOC135505043 gene encoding transmembrane protein 106B-like isoform X4 has protein sequence MADAPIFNSRQGLFPFLPEDRTVFQTMVTVGHPSASKEGTEAIVPQEQDPEKRRFRSHSQLYGAIGDSIGNVGDTCPTCRGIGRIPRKHDQLVAVISCSDKRLRPGRTKLYVCISVVLCLLICFLILFFLFPRSISLSPVTVQSVMVFFTPDKVEMQVTNVFNFTNDNFAEMEVLDFDMQVLIDETVMGRIKISNMTSVKSRSENLNDNECVLPGSLRAAVQRHL, from the exons ATGGCTGATGCCCCCATTTTTAACAGCAGACAGGGGTTGTTTCCTTTTCTCCCAGAAGATAGGACGGTGTTTCAGACCATGGTCACTGTCGGACACCCCAGTGCCTCCAAGGAGGGCACTGAGGCCATCGTGCCTCAGGAACAAGATCCAGAGAAGAGAAGATTTCGGTCCCACTCCCAACTATATGGAGCCATCGGGGACAGCATAGGCAATGTAGGAGATACTTGCCCGACTTGTCGGGGAATAGGGCGTATTCCAAGAA AACATGATCAGCTAGTGGCAGTCATCTCATGTTCAGACAAAAGACTGAGGCCCGGCCGcac GAAACTCTACGTGTGTATCTCGGTGGTGCTGTGTCTCCTGATCTGCTTTCtgatcctcttcttcctcttcccacGGAGTATCTCACTATCCCCTGTCACCGTCCAATCAGTGATGGTCTTCTTCACCCCAGACAAAGTTGAAATGCAAGTCACT AATGTTTTCAACTTCACCAATGACAATTTTGCGGAGATGGAAGTCTTGGACTTTGATATGCAAGTCCTGATCGATGAAACCGTGATGGGCAGAATCAAGATATCTAATATGACCTCGGTCAAATCACGTTCAGAGAATTTG AATGACAATGAATGTGTCCTACCTGGCTCACTCAGAGCAGCTGTCCAAAGACACCTTTGA
- the LOC135505043 gene encoding transmembrane protein 106B-like isoform X1 gives MADAPIFNSRQGLFPFLPEDRTVFQTMVTVGHPSASKEGTEAIVPQEQDPEKRRFRSHSQLYGAIGDSIGNVGDTCPTCRGIGRIPRKHDQLVAVISCSDKRLRPGRTKLYVCISVVLCLLICFLILFFLFPRSISLSPVTVQSVMVFFTPDKVEMQVTNVFNFTNDNFAEMEVLDFDMQVLIDETVMGRIKISNMTSVKSRSENLYTVVIPIIIEDPGLNNYCKSTSIRIHTLFLLLQMTMNVSYLAHSEQLSKDTFEYIDCGANTTIPHPIGQMIFER, from the exons ATGGCTGATGCCCCCATTTTTAACAGCAGACAGGGGTTGTTTCCTTTTCTCCCAGAAGATAGGACGGTGTTTCAGACCATGGTCACTGTCGGACACCCCAGTGCCTCCAAGGAGGGCACTGAGGCCATCGTGCCTCAGGAACAAGATCCAGAGAAGAGAAGATTTCGGTCCCACTCCCAACTATATGGAGCCATCGGGGACAGCATAGGCAATGTAGGAGATACTTGCCCGACTTGTCGGGGAATAGGGCGTATTCCAAGAA AACATGATCAGCTAGTGGCAGTCATCTCATGTTCAGACAAAAGACTGAGGCCCGGCCGcac GAAACTCTACGTGTGTATCTCGGTGGTGCTGTGTCTCCTGATCTGCTTTCtgatcctcttcttcctcttcccacGGAGTATCTCACTATCCCCTGTCACCGTCCAATCAGTGATGGTCTTCTTCACCCCAGACAAAGTTGAAATGCAAGTCACT AATGTTTTCAACTTCACCAATGACAATTTTGCGGAGATGGAAGTCTTGGACTTTGATATGCAAGTCCTGATCGATGAAACCGTGATGGGCAGAATCAAGATATCTAATATGACCTCGGTCAAATCACGTTCAGAGAATTTG TATACTGTTGTCATACCCATAATAATTGAGGACCCAGGCCTGAA TAATTACTGCAAGTCAACCTCCATAAGGATTCACACCTTGTTCTTACTTTTGCA AATGACAATGAATGTGTCCTACCTGGCTCACTCAGAGCAGCTGTCCAAAGACACCTTTGAGTACATTGACTGTGGAGCCAACACCACCATTCCCCACCCTATCGGGCAAATGATTTTTGAACGATGA
- the LOC135505043 gene encoding transmembrane protein 106B-like isoform X3: protein MVTVGHPSASKEGTEAIVPQEQDPEKRRFRSHSQLYGAIGDSIGNVGDTCPTCRGIGRIPRKHDQLVAVISCSDKRLRPGRTKLYVCISVVLCLLICFLILFFLFPRSISLSPVTVQSVMVFFTPDKVEMQVTNVFNFTNDNFAEMEVLDFDMQVLIDETVMGRIKISNMTSVKSRSENLYTVVIPIIIEDPGLNNYCKSTSIRIHTLFLLLQMTMNVSYLAHSEQLSKDTFEYIDCGANTTIPHPIGQMIFER from the exons ATGGTCACTGTCGGACACCCCAGTGCCTCCAAGGAGGGCACTGAGGCCATCGTGCCTCAGGAACAAGATCCAGAGAAGAGAAGATTTCGGTCCCACTCCCAACTATATGGAGCCATCGGGGACAGCATAGGCAATGTAGGAGATACTTGCCCGACTTGTCGGGGAATAGGGCGTATTCCAAGAA AACATGATCAGCTAGTGGCAGTCATCTCATGTTCAGACAAAAGACTGAGGCCCGGCCGcac GAAACTCTACGTGTGTATCTCGGTGGTGCTGTGTCTCCTGATCTGCTTTCtgatcctcttcttcctcttcccacGGAGTATCTCACTATCCCCTGTCACCGTCCAATCAGTGATGGTCTTCTTCACCCCAGACAAAGTTGAAATGCAAGTCACT AATGTTTTCAACTTCACCAATGACAATTTTGCGGAGATGGAAGTCTTGGACTTTGATATGCAAGTCCTGATCGATGAAACCGTGATGGGCAGAATCAAGATATCTAATATGACCTCGGTCAAATCACGTTCAGAGAATTTG TATACTGTTGTCATACCCATAATAATTGAGGACCCAGGCCTGAA TAATTACTGCAAGTCAACCTCCATAAGGATTCACACCTTGTTCTTACTTTTGCA AATGACAATGAATGTGTCCTACCTGGCTCACTCAGAGCAGCTGTCCAAAGACACCTTTGAGTACATTGACTGTGGAGCCAACACCACCATTCCCCACCCTATCGGGCAAATGATTTTTGAACGATGA